One Pseudomonas tolaasii NCPPB 2192 genomic window carries:
- a CDS encoding aminoacyl-tRNA deacylase and HDOD domain-containing protein: MSEVALATAPLTAPPVIRALLAKLAIPFTEVAEQPGLNPARKVQTVLLEDAVGALMVLFPQNQLLDLNRLAELTGRRLTAVSPDRVERMLSKHSLSLLPGLPALTTSPCLYEGSLLDEPSLLVHSGEAGLLLEIASTDFKTMLTKATAGHFGEPLSNIRPNLDRPNDDREEITQAMQAFTARRIQQRLEATLEIPPLADTAQKIIKLRVDPNATIDDITGVVETDPALAAQVVSWAASPYYASPGKIRSVEDAIVRVLGFDLVINLALGLALGKTLSLPKDHPHQSTPYWHQSIYTAAVIEGLTRAMPRAQRPEAGLTYLAGLLHNFGYLLLAHVFPPHFSLICRHLEVNPHLCHSYVEQHLLGISREQIGAWLMRYWDMPDELSTALRFQHDPSYDGEYAEYANLVCLAVSLLRSRGIGSGPDEAIPDALLERLGLSREKAEEVVGKVLDAEVLLRELASQFSQG; the protein is encoded by the coding sequence ATGTCAGAAGTTGCCCTCGCCACAGCCCCACTGACCGCCCCGCCGGTCATTCGGGCTCTGCTCGCAAAGCTCGCCATTCCCTTCACCGAGGTTGCCGAGCAACCTGGCCTGAACCCCGCGCGAAAGGTCCAGACGGTCTTGCTGGAAGATGCCGTCGGCGCGCTGATGGTGCTGTTTCCGCAGAATCAGTTGCTTGACCTCAACCGCCTCGCCGAGCTGACCGGGCGCCGCCTCACGGCCGTGTCGCCGGACCGTGTCGAGCGCATGCTGAGCAAACACAGCCTGAGCCTGTTGCCGGGCCTGCCGGCGCTGACCACCTCGCCTTGCCTGTACGAAGGCAGCTTGCTCGACGAACCGAGCCTGCTGGTGCACTCGGGCGAAGCCGGTTTGCTGCTGGAAATCGCCAGCACCGACTTCAAGACCATGCTCACCAAAGCCACCGCCGGGCACTTCGGCGAGCCGCTGAGCAACATCCGCCCCAACCTCGACCGCCCGAATGATGACCGCGAGGAAATCACCCAGGCCATGCAGGCGTTCACCGCCCGCCGCATCCAGCAGCGTCTGGAAGCGACCCTCGAGATTCCGCCATTGGCTGACACGGCGCAGAAGATCATCAAACTGCGCGTCGACCCCAATGCCACCATCGATGACATCACTGGTGTGGTGGAAACCGACCCGGCCCTGGCCGCCCAAGTGGTGAGCTGGGCGGCGTCGCCGTACTACGCCTCGCCGGGCAAGATTCGTTCGGTGGAGGATGCCATCGTGCGCGTGCTGGGCTTTGATCTGGTGATCAACCTGGCGCTGGGCCTGGCATTGGGCAAAACCCTGAGCCTGCCCAAAGACCACCCGCACCAGTCCACGCCGTACTGGCATCAGTCGATTTACACCGCCGCGGTCATCGAAGGCCTGACCCGCGCCATGCCGCGTGCCCAGCGCCCGGAAGCCGGCCTGACGTACCTCGCCGGTCTGCTGCACAACTTTGGTTACCTGCTGCTGGCCCACGTGTTCCCGCCGCATTTCTCACTGATCTGCCGGCACCTGGAGGTTAACCCGCACCTGTGCCACAGCTATGTGGAGCAGCACCTGCTGGGTATCAGCCGCGAGCAGATCGGCGCCTGGCTGATGCGCTACTGGGACATGCCGGACGAACTGTCCACGGCCCTGCGCTTCCAGCACGACCCAAGCTACGACGGGGAATATGCCGAATACGCAAACCTGGTGTGCCTGGCCGTGAGTCTGCTGCGCAGCCGCGGCATTGGCTCCGGGCCGGATGAGGCGATTCCGGACGCGCTGCTTGAGCGTCTGGGCTTGAGCCGGGAGAAGGCCGAGGAAGTGGTGGGCAAGGTGCTGGATGCCGAAGTGTTGCTGCGCGAGTTGGCCTCGCAGTTCAGCCAGGGCTGA
- the tagQ gene encoding type VI secretion system-associated lipoprotein TagQ — protein MLFSRKAVSKRHLLLIAAGFSTVLTGCATSPASKVASTTKVEYYPNCYEPVQHLRATDSNMTKSVVTGAAIGAAGGALLGALTGDSDKRGRNAAIGAAGGALAGGAAGYYTERQKQITDDNQRIASYSTDFNKSASDIDRSTAYAKASQQCYQSAFTKLVNDRKAKTVNDTEGRKRLAEIVAGLKESNDLIVAVNGKASEDLNNYTQAYEQDLQQVGVQRADVVTVATADTTPPVAPAKGKKAVKPAKKAVLPVVPKEAVTTEKSIQTVQAKQAESKQVASAGKAQIEGTCRDPNLADWAPVPCPNV, from the coding sequence ATGCTTTTTTCCCGTAAGGCGGTTTCCAAGCGTCACCTGCTGCTGATCGCGGCCGGTTTCAGCACCGTGTTGACCGGTTGCGCCACGTCGCCAGCCTCCAAGGTCGCCTCGACCACCAAGGTCGAGTACTACCCGAACTGCTACGAGCCGGTGCAGCACTTGCGTGCGACCGATTCGAACATGACCAAGTCGGTGGTGACCGGCGCGGCCATCGGTGCAGCGGGCGGTGCGCTGCTGGGCGCGCTGACCGGCGACTCCGACAAGCGCGGCCGTAACGCCGCCATTGGTGCGGCGGGCGGCGCCCTGGCCGGCGGCGCGGCGGGTTACTACACCGAGCGTCAGAAGCAGATCACCGACGACAACCAGCGCATCGCGTCGTACTCCACCGACTTCAACAAAAGTGCGTCGGATATCGACCGCAGCACCGCCTACGCCAAGGCGTCGCAGCAGTGCTATCAGAGCGCATTCACCAAGCTGGTGAATGATCGCAAGGCCAAGACCGTCAACGACACCGAAGGCCGCAAGCGCCTGGCGGAAATCGTGGCAGGCCTGAAAGAGTCGAATGACCTGATCGTTGCAGTCAACGGCAAGGCCAGTGAAGACCTGAACAATTACACCCAGGCTTACGAGCAAGACCTGCAACAAGTGGGTGTGCAGCGTGCCGACGTGGTCACCGTAGCGACCGCCGACACCACGCCGCCTGTGGCGCCGGCCAAGGGCAAAAAAGCCGTGAAACCAGCGAAAAAAGCGGTACTGCCGGTTGTGCCGAAAGAAGCGGTGACCACCGAGAAGAGCATCCAGACCGTGCAGGCCAAGCAGGCGGAAAGCAAGCAAGTGGCCAGCGCCGGTAAGGCGCAGATCGAAGGCACTTGCCGCGATCCAAACCTCGCCGACTGGGCGCCGGTTCCGTGCCCTAACGTTTAA
- a CDS encoding formylglycine-generating enzyme family protein: MYKLLGAAVALSLASMAWADEASDKLDNPKPLADDVSLPLPCEGNMVFRYAYVLAQGTLDDREISLGYPFAEGEAGYQQSFISGYRRDFINGQFTLKDLPKDWNKVIAPLMPKTDAKTPLKPMLYFIGKYEVTARQYAAVMAQAQSLASGEPAPACNLPSGMAARLPKVKLSRFEAERFSAVYSAWLMKYHRDLLPVSGRGSSAEDGGFGFVRLPTEVEWEFAARGGQAVSRQDLEGRLFPRRVEGSESDGPLGDYAVFNQVAGGTGQAARLMPIGTRLPNPIGLFDVIGNAAEMVQESFQLVHAGRRQGTYGGFVVKGGNYLEGEGTLFTGMRREYPLFAADGTEQSNETTGFRVAIGALSAPRSRYKELFEQWQKEGRLASLTDAIDDAQDPTKRLDSIIATSVDPKLQAELGLVNEELKRNVSLIAQQREEAAGNLIQSAALVAETISNYNIRLANLQKSRQQAKDNKDEASAQLFDMAITNGRSALDGAVAIYIDNLATGTRYTDAVIQAQFQRIKEELDRKPVLGKSLVTRATLFVRHVGNYRKQQRADPATILKELLAASGQRS; the protein is encoded by the coding sequence ATGTATAAGTTACTGGGCGCCGCCGTGGCGCTGAGCCTGGCCTCGATGGCCTGGGCCGATGAGGCAAGCGACAAACTCGACAACCCCAAACCGCTGGCGGACGACGTGAGCTTGCCGTTGCCCTGCGAAGGCAACATGGTGTTCCGCTACGCCTACGTGCTGGCCCAGGGCACGCTGGATGACCGCGAAATCAGCCTCGGCTACCCCTTTGCCGAGGGCGAGGCGGGTTATCAGCAATCGTTTATTTCCGGCTACCGCCGCGACTTCATCAACGGCCAGTTCACCCTCAAGGACTTGCCCAAAGACTGGAACAAGGTCATCGCGCCATTGATGCCGAAGACCGACGCCAAAACCCCGCTCAAACCGATGCTGTATTTCATCGGCAAGTACGAAGTGACCGCGCGCCAGTACGCCGCCGTGATGGCGCAGGCGCAGTCCCTGGCCAGTGGCGAGCCGGCGCCCGCCTGCAACCTTCCCTCCGGCATGGCGGCACGCTTGCCCAAGGTAAAGCTGTCGCGCTTTGAGGCCGAGCGCTTCTCGGCGGTGTACAGCGCGTGGCTGATGAAATACCACCGCGACCTGCTGCCGGTGAGTGGGCGTGGTTCTTCTGCCGAAGACGGTGGCTTTGGCTTTGTGCGCCTGCCGACTGAAGTGGAGTGGGAATTCGCCGCGCGTGGCGGCCAGGCGGTGAGCCGCCAGGACCTGGAAGGGCGCCTGTTTCCACGGCGTGTCGAAGGCAGTGAAAGCGACGGCCCGCTGGGCGATTACGCCGTGTTCAACCAGGTGGCCGGCGGAACCGGTCAGGCCGCGCGCCTGATGCCGATCGGCACCAGGCTGCCCAACCCGATCGGCCTGTTCGACGTGATTGGCAACGCCGCAGAAATGGTCCAGGAATCCTTCCAGCTGGTGCACGCCGGGCGCCGCCAGGGCACCTACGGCGGCTTTGTGGTCAAGGGCGGCAACTACCTCGAAGGCGAGGGCACGCTGTTTACCGGCATGCGCCGCGAGTACCCGTTGTTTGCCGCCGACGGCACTGAACAGAGCAACGAAACCACCGGCTTTCGCGTGGCAATTGGCGCGCTGTCGGCGCCACGTTCGCGCTACAAGGAATTGTTCGAGCAGTGGCAGAAAGAGGGCCGCCTGGCCTCGCTGACCGATGCCATCGACGACGCCCAGGACCCGACCAAACGCCTGGACAGCATCATCGCCACCAGCGTTGACCCCAAGCTGCAAGCCGAGCTGGGGCTGGTCAACGAAGAGCTCAAGCGCAACGTTTCGCTGATCGCCCAGCAACGCGAAGAGGCGGCGGGCAACCTGATCCAGTCCGCCGCGTTGGTGGCCGAGACCATCAGCAACTACAACATCCGCCTGGCGAACCTGCAGAAGAGCCGCCAGCAAGCCAAAGACAACAAGGATGAGGCCAGCGCGCAGCTGTTCGACATGGCCATCACCAATGGCCGCAGCGCGCTCGACGGCGCGGTGGCGATTTATATCGACAACCTGGCCACCGGCACGCGCTACACCGATGCGGTGATTCAGGCCCAGTTTCAACGGATCAAGGAAGAGTTGGATCGCAAGCCAGTGCTCGGCAAAAGCCTGGTGACGCGCGCGACACTGTTCGTTCGCCATGTCGGCAACTACCGCAAGCAACAGCGGGCCGACCCGGCAACGATCTTGAAGGAATTGCTCGCAGCGAGCGGTCAGCGGTCTTGA
- a CDS encoding ABC transporter permease — translation MRIGLVASLAWQDYRNDAWLSACAVLALVAVVAPLLVLFGLKFGLVSSLTERLETDPATREIIPLGGGRFSHAFVDQLGERADVAFAIPRTRQIAATAQVGTLTLEMLPTASGDPLLSGLPVPKGLDQIVLSHTAAEKLAARPGDWLETVFSRQVAGRVEARRTRLQVLAVMPLEAFARDGLFADLNLLEAAEDYRDGRAVPALGWDGEAVGVNEPRVYPAFRLYARNLADVEALRVYFAAQNLLVSTQANTIAQVQSLSRNLSIVFWIIAGLALAGAFAAIFAGALAAVARKHRDLSVLRLLGFSTGGLLLFVVLQALYSAGFAAVLSAGLYGLAEAALNKLFVQVPGEHASHLLARHYGLALVAILGVSAVAAGFGGWRVARIQASEGIRDV, via the coding sequence ATGCGCATCGGTCTGGTGGCGTCGCTGGCCTGGCAGGACTACCGCAACGACGCGTGGCTGTCGGCCTGTGCGGTGCTGGCACTGGTCGCGGTGGTTGCGCCGTTGCTGGTGTTATTCGGCCTGAAATTTGGACTGGTTAGCAGTTTGACCGAACGCTTGGAGACCGACCCGGCCACCCGTGAAATTATCCCGTTGGGCGGCGGTCGATTCAGCCATGCCTTCGTCGACCAGTTGGGCGAGCGCGCTGATGTGGCGTTCGCCATCCCGCGCACGCGGCAGATTGCGGCGACGGCGCAGGTCGGCACGCTGACCCTGGAAATGCTGCCGACCGCGTCGGGTGATCCGCTCTTGAGTGGTTTGCCGGTGCCCAAGGGGCTGGACCAGATTGTGTTGAGCCACACCGCCGCCGAAAAGCTCGCGGCGCGACCGGGCGACTGGCTGGAAACTGTGTTTTCGCGGCAAGTGGCGGGGCGCGTCGAGGCCCGACGCACGCGGCTGCAGGTGCTGGCAGTAATGCCGCTGGAAGCCTTCGCCCGGGACGGCTTGTTTGCGGATTTGAATTTGCTGGAGGCGGCGGAAGATTACCGCGACGGCCGTGCGGTGCCGGCGTTGGGCTGGGACGGTGAGGCGGTGGGTGTGAATGAGCCGCGCGTGTACCCGGCTTTTCGCCTGTACGCGCGCAACCTCGCGGATGTGGAAGCGCTGCGGGTGTATTTCGCCGCGCAGAACCTGCTGGTGTCGACCCAGGCGAACACCATCGCGCAGGTGCAGTCGTTGAGCCGCAACCTGTCGATCGTGTTCTGGATCATCGCCGGGCTGGCGCTGGCGGGTGCGTTTGCGGCGATCTTTGCCGGGGCGTTGGCGGCGGTGGCGCGCAAGCATCGGGATTTGTCCGTGTTGCGCCTGTTGGGGTTTTCCACCGGTGGATTGTTGCTGTTTGTGGTGCTGCAAGCGCTGTACAGCGCAGGCTTTGCAGCCGTTCTCAGTGCCGGGCTGTATGGCCTGGCCGAGGCGGCGTTGAACAAGTTGTTTGTGCAGGTGCCGGGCGAACACGCCAGCCACCTGTTGGCGCGTCACTATGGTCTGGCTCTGGTTGCCATCCTCGGCGTCAGCGCCGTGGCGGCGGGCTTTGGTGGTTGGCGGGTGGCGCGTATCCAGGCTTCTGAAGGAATCAGAGATGTATAA
- a CDS encoding ABC transporter ATP-binding protein encodes MLNLSAVHKSRGVGSQRYSLVIPALSLRAGEQLAIVGPSGCGKSTLLDLLALVLAPDQVGQFEFHRQDIAGLWRADQQSTLAALRSQHLGYVLQTGGLLGFLDVRGNIALSRQLLGLKDDGSVTRLAEQLEIGDQLAKKPAALSVGQRQRVSCARALAHAPQLVLADEPTASLDPLNAERVMQALLAQAREHRAACVIATHDEALARASGLQVRRIGCRRDSDGGVTATLGEVG; translated from the coding sequence ATGCTGAACCTGAGCGCGGTGCACAAGAGCCGGGGCGTCGGCAGCCAGCGCTACAGCCTGGTGATTCCGGCGCTGAGCCTGCGCGCGGGCGAGCAGTTGGCGATTGTCGGGCCGAGCGGCTGCGGCAAAAGCACCTTGCTCGATCTGCTGGCGCTGGTGCTCGCGCCGGATCAGGTGGGGCAGTTCGAGTTCCATCGACAGGACATCGCCGGGTTGTGGCGAGCGGATCAGCAGTCCACCCTGGCCGCGCTGCGCAGCCAGCACTTGGGCTACGTGCTGCAAACCGGTGGGTTGCTGGGGTTTCTCGATGTGCGCGGCAATATTGCGTTGTCCCGGCAACTGTTGGGGTTGAAGGATGACGGCAGCGTGACGCGGCTGGCCGAGCAACTGGAAATCGGCGACCAGTTGGCCAAAAAACCGGCCGCGCTCTCAGTCGGCCAGCGCCAGCGCGTCAGTTGCGCCCGCGCCCTGGCCCATGCGCCGCAGCTGGTGCTGGCGGACGAGCCCACCGCATCCCTCGACCCGCTGAACGCCGAGCGCGTGATGCAGGCACTGCTGGCCCAGGCCCGCGAGCACCGCGCCGCGTGCGTGATCGCCACCCATGACGAAGCCCTGGCCCGCGCCAGTGGCTTGCAGGTGCGCCGTATCGGTTGCCGTCGCGACAGCGATGGCGGCGTCACCGCCACCCTCGGGGAGGTGGGCTGA
- a CDS encoding serine/threonine-protein kinase: MTLAIPGYDIEGEIGEGAMASVYLATQRSLERKVALKVMAAALAADPSFCERFLREGKTLARLSHPHTVTIHDIGNVGELYYMAMEYLPNGTLKERIAAGLTPEQGLAYIRQIASALGYAHAQGLVHRDVKPANILFRADGTAVLSDFGIAKSLDDRTQFTQAGFAVGTPSYMSPEQARGQEIDGRADLYALGVVLYEILVGKLPYNGTDALSTALAHLTEPLPELPVHHGRYQDVLRKLLAKDPAERFPDAAALLRALDQLPADSPEATLVRPLPIPPSVDLGGITPESIEIPTAKPEPQSARQPVVAPTQQRAVSEQRRGPVVALAAVAVAVALAIGGASYWWLSGSDAPAKPPAAVIPKAPPPELKPVVAEVDGGQRPLLMAGKKTLFQRVLSKPGAKLSHDAGGAPGEGLAAFSVLYVYQRKDVDGSPWLRVGTATDGRSDGWLPASQVSDWKQSLVLKFTERSGRAPVMFLRQSAEVERLLADPAAAKNVLAKAQNNSEDNQQVLALEPTASAVPQSQFYLLPIFDSKESFDENGQPVQLLNIASIDPGKAGVAKPAAPVNTANADAFRTAVVLVVDTTVSMQPYIDQVRDVVHELQTRIGERGELDSVSFGLVGFRNSIKKTPGLEYVAKTLITLDQGRDPQRFLDMARQVKASTVSSHSFNEDAFAGVMQAVDGMDWSGYGGRIILLVTDAGALRKNDPFAATQMNEAEVRQAALGKQIKIYALHLRTDAGKKTHAGAESQYRILTADANPQIGDLYTPVPGGDVRKLGERVDEIGTVFANLVHQVRSNTPQPVPLLNSAPTLADKSAAVGYAMHMDFLGRKTASQAPQLVSAWTADRDLTNPALPAFQVCVMLTKLQLNDLQQSLKLIVDAARKTQTSPKDFFQEIASASAYMSRDPQALRKGGNLADGGILGEYLEGLPYRSKSLNMTQDLWLSLSVAEQEDFIDELDSKIRLYETFHNDVANWVRFGDAEPGDALYRVPLSTLP; this comes from the coding sequence ATGACCCTCGCGATTCCCGGTTATGACATCGAAGGCGAGATCGGCGAAGGCGCCATGGCCAGCGTGTACCTGGCGACCCAGCGTTCTCTCGAGCGCAAGGTGGCGCTGAAGGTGATGGCGGCGGCGCTGGCGGCCGACCCGAGTTTCTGCGAGCGCTTTCTGCGTGAGGGCAAGACCCTGGCGCGGCTGTCGCACCCGCACACGGTGACTATTCATGACATCGGCAATGTCGGTGAGCTGTATTACATGGCCATGGAATACCTGCCCAACGGCACGCTCAAGGAGCGCATCGCCGCCGGTTTGACGCCGGAGCAGGGCCTTGCGTACATCCGCCAGATCGCCTCGGCGCTCGGCTATGCCCACGCGCAGGGGCTGGTGCACCGTGACGTCAAACCCGCCAACATTCTGTTCCGCGCCGACGGCACCGCGGTGCTGTCCGACTTCGGTATCGCCAAGTCGCTGGACGACCGCACCCAGTTCACCCAGGCCGGTTTTGCCGTGGGCACACCGAGCTACATGAGCCCGGAGCAGGCGCGAGGCCAGGAGATCGATGGCCGCGCCGACCTGTATGCGCTGGGCGTGGTGCTCTATGAAATCCTGGTCGGCAAGCTGCCGTATAACGGCACCGACGCGCTGTCGACGGCGCTGGCGCACCTGACCGAACCCTTGCCGGAACTGCCGGTGCACCATGGCCGGTATCAGGATGTGCTGCGCAAGTTATTGGCCAAGGACCCGGCCGAACGTTTCCCGGATGCGGCGGCGCTGCTGCGTGCGCTGGACCAACTGCCGGCGGATTCGCCGGAAGCCACGCTGGTGCGCCCGCTGCCGATTCCGCCGAGTGTTGACTTGGGCGGTATCACGCCGGAGTCCATCGAAATTCCGACGGCCAAGCCTGAGCCTCAATCCGCGCGTCAGCCGGTGGTGGCGCCGACGCAACAGCGCGCCGTGTCCGAACAACGCCGTGGCCCGGTGGTGGCGTTGGCTGCCGTGGCCGTTGCGGTGGCGCTGGCCATCGGCGGTGCCAGCTATTGGTGGTTGAGCGGCAGCGATGCGCCTGCCAAGCCGCCCGCCGCCGTGATTCCAAAAGCACCGCCGCCGGAGTTGAAACCCGTGGTGGCAGAGGTGGACGGCGGCCAGCGGCCGTTGCTGATGGCCGGTAAAAAGACCCTGTTCCAGCGCGTGCTCAGCAAGCCGGGTGCCAAGCTGTCCCATGATGCCGGTGGCGCCCCTGGCGAAGGGCTGGCGGCGTTTTCCGTGCTGTACGTTTACCAGCGCAAGGACGTCGATGGCAGCCCTTGGTTACGTGTGGGCACGGCCACTGACGGGCGCAGCGACGGCTGGCTGCCTGCCTCGCAAGTCAGCGACTGGAAGCAAAGCCTGGTGCTCAAGTTCACCGAGCGTTCGGGCCGGGCGCCGGTGATGTTCCTGCGCCAGTCCGCCGAGGTCGAGAGGCTGCTGGCGGACCCGGCTGCCGCCAAAAACGTGCTGGCCAAGGCGCAGAACAACAGCGAAGACAATCAGCAAGTGTTGGCGCTGGAACCGACCGCCAGCGCCGTACCGCAGAGCCAGTTCTACCTGCTGCCGATCTTCGATTCCAAAGAGAGCTTCGACGAAAACGGCCAGCCGGTGCAGTTGCTCAATATCGCCTCCATCGACCCCGGAAAGGCGGGTGTCGCAAAACCTGCGGCGCCGGTGAACACTGCCAACGCCGATGCCTTCCGCACCGCCGTGGTGCTGGTGGTGGACACCACCGTGTCGATGCAGCCCTACATTGACCAGGTGCGCGACGTGGTGCACGAGTTGCAAACTCGCATTGGCGAACGGGGCGAGCTGGACAGCGTGAGCTTCGGGCTGGTGGGCTTTCGCAACAGCATCAAGAAAACCCCTGGCCTGGAATACGTGGCCAAAACCCTGATCACGCTGGACCAGGGCCGCGACCCGCAACGCTTTCTCGACATGGCGCGCCAGGTCAAGGCTTCCACGGTGTCCAGCCATTCGTTCAACGAAGACGCGTTTGCCGGGGTGATGCAGGCGGTAGACGGCATGGATTGGTCCGGCTACGGCGGGCGCATCATTTTGCTGGTCACCGACGCCGGCGCCCTGCGCAAAAACGACCCGTTCGCCGCCACCCAGATGAACGAAGCCGAAGTGCGCCAGGCTGCGCTGGGCAAGCAGATCAAGATCTACGCGCTGCACCTGCGCACCGACGCCGGCAAGAAAACCCACGCAGGTGCCGAGAGCCAATACCGCATCCTCACCGCTGACGCCAACCCGCAGATCGGCGACCTCTACACCCCGGTGCCGGGCGGTGATGTGCGCAAGCTGGGTGAACGCGTGGATGAGATCGGTACGGTGTTCGCCAACCTCGTGCACCAAGTGCGCAGTAATACCCCGCAGCCAGTGCCGCTGTTGAATTCGGCGCCGACCCTGGCCGACAAGTCGGCAGCCGTCGGCTATGCGATGCACATGGACTTCCTCGGGCGCAAAACCGCGAGCCAGGCGCCGCAACTGGTCAGCGCCTGGACCGCCGACCGCGACCTCACCAACCCGGCGCTGCCGGCGTTCCAGGTCTGCGTGATGCTGACCAAGTTGCAGCTCAACGACCTGCAGCAGTCGCTGAAACTGATCGTGGACGCGGCGCGCAAGACCCAGACCTCACCCAAGGATTTTTTCCAGGAAATCGCCAGTGCCTCGGCCTATATGAGCCGCGACCCGCAAGCCCTGCGCAAGGGCGGCAACCTCGCCGACGGCGGCATCCTCGGCGAATACCTGGAGGGCCTGCCGTACCGCAGCAAGTCGCTGAACATGACGCAGGACCTGTGGTTGTCGTTGAGCGTGGCCGAGCAGGAAGACTTCATCGACGAGCTGGACTCGAAGATCCGCCTCTACGAAACCTTCCACAATGACGTGGCCAACTGGGTCCGGTTTGGCGATGCCGAACCGGGCGATGCGTTGTACCGCGTGCCGTTGTCGACGCTGCCGTGA